The following coding sequences lie in one Apium graveolens cultivar Ventura chromosome 1, ASM990537v1, whole genome shotgun sequence genomic window:
- the LOC141672321 gene encoding uncharacterized protein LOC141672321, with protein sequence MAQLAPGILLKLIDGMNNGTKATSEHRSSLLQVTDIVPADLDEKDLWPKQGFYIKVSDSSHSIYVSLPFEQDDLVLSDKMQLGQFIYVDKLEPGSPVPIAKGAKPLPGRHPLMGTPEPLMGLRRKGEKIEKKVSVSSAPRRSSWGTGQRKEDGNLRNSVVSSPFCLKPVPLDFDQCTPVKERQNSVKFAGNFPMSPMIKGRVVRDGSSSGVRASVGGGVLSKIGEKESPMLRRSCFTPSSLKFPRSKSVCDREQRISKSPFNSAEKKSFTPPPSLRSSRTVAAENGAANAQQQSNTKVDSQTLSQCVDSEPIDSASSINLPGKLSTLGKEAVQQRETAQKIALQALRDASATENLVRSLRSLSKLTKSAKVDAPANCFDQFLEFHNQIVQAVAEMVSIQGASEMTSYNPTCEQTKKVARHTEQDSPISNHNQDSDTTALSKRRTALYKSIASFPERMDQRTILGKHTRSDKKGATISTNENDENKKPTACSSSLSSTIKLGKQIETEAGNWFMEFLDKTMEKGVKKSKGKAEVDARKIPQSLLLKVINWVEVEQSDSTKRPVHPRAAQIARKLRIKMKNP encoded by the exons ATGGCACAATTAGCACCAGGGATTTTATTGAAACTTATAGATGGAATGAACAACGGAACAAAGGCAACAAGCGAACATCGAAGCTCGCTATTACAAGTCACTGACATTGTTCCAGCTGATCTTGATGAAAAGGATCTTTGGCCTAAACAAGGCTTTTACATCAAAGTTTCTGACTCTTCTCACTCAATTTATGTGAGTTTGCCTTTTGAGCAAGATGATCTTGTCTTAAGTGATAAAATGCAGCTTGGGCAGTTCATTTATGTCGATAAATTAGAGCCCGGATCGCCTGTTCCGATAGCTAAAGGGGCTAAGCCTCTCCCTGGTAGACACCCTTTGATGGGAACTCCTGAACCCTTAATGGGATTGAGGAGAAAAGGGGAAAAAATTGAGAAGAAAGTTAGTGTTAGTTCGGCTCCGAGACGGAGTTCTTGGGGTACAGGGCAGCGAAAAGAGGATGGTAATTTACGTAATTCTGTTGTTTCTTCGCCATTTTGCTTGAAGCCTGTGCCATTGGATTTTGATCAATGTACACCTGTTAAAGAAAGGCAAAATTCTGTTAAGTTTGCTGGGAATTTTCCGATGTCTCCGATGATTAAAGGGAGAGTTGTGAGAGATGGGAGTTCTAGTGGTGTTAGGGCTTCAGTTGGTGGTGGAGTTTTGTCGAAAATTGGGGAAAAGGAAAGTCCAATGTTGAGAAGAAGCTGTTTTACGCCTTCTAGTTTGAAGTTTCCGAGGAGTAAAAGTGTTTGTGATAGAGAACAAAGGATTTCGAAAAGCCCCTTCAACTCAGCT GAAAAGAAAAGTTTCACACCACCCCCGAGTTTACGCAGTTCCAGAACAGTAGCCGCAGAGAATGGAGCTGCAAATGCACAGCAACAATCAAACACAAAAGTGGATTCTCAAACACTGTCTCAGTGTGTTGATTCAGAACCAATTGATAGCGCTTCGTCGATTAATTTGCCAGGAAAACTTAGTACACTTGGCAAG GAAGCTGTACAACAAAGGGAAACAGCACAAAAGATTGCCCTCCAAGCTCTTAGAGATGCCTCAGCCACTGAAAATCTTGTTAGATCTCTCAG GTCCCTGTCAAAATTGACTAAATCAGCCAAAGTAGATGCTCCAGCAAATTGTTTTGATCAGTTCCTTGAATTCCACAACCAAATTGTGCAAGCAGTAGCCGAGATGGTGTCCATTCAAGGAGCTTCTGAAATGACATCTTACAATCCAACCTGTGAACAAACCAAGAAAGTGGCAAGACATACGGAACAAGACTCTCCAATCTCGAATCATAACCAAGACTCCGACACAACTGCATTGTCTAAGAGAAGAACTGCACTGTACAAATCTATAGCATCGTTTCCTGAAAGAATGGATCAGAGGACTATTTTGGGAAAGCACACGAGATCAGACAAAAAAGGAGCCACCATTTCGACGAATGAGAACGATGAAAACAAGAAACCAACTGCTTGTAGCAGCAGTCTGAGCAGTACAATTAAATTAGGGAAGCAAATTGAAACTGAAGCTGGAAACTGGTTCATGGAATTCCTTGACAAAACAATGGAAAAGGGTGTGAAAAAATCGAAAGGGAAAGCCGAAGTGGATGCTCGAAAAATTCCTCAGTCACTTCTTCTCAAGGTTATAAACTGGGTAGAAGTGGAACAAAGTGACTCTACTAAAAGGCCAGTGCATCCTAGAGCAGCACAAATAGCAAGGAAGTTAAGAATTAAGATGAAGAATCCTTGA